One part of the Nostoc sp. PCC 7120 = FACHB-418 genome encodes these proteins:
- the cbiQ gene encoding cobalt ECF transporter T component CbiQ: protein MTLQIDTLAYTNKLRRLAPGQKLLLAIALLMITAFAHPLVQILIALWMSIWTIFYAGIPAKIYLKLIYIAGFFWLTSLPALAINGVGISQLNLVQNDAVYGVNIGFYYLYISQHGLEQVWQIFTRAIASISCLYFVMLTIPFTDLLQTLRRYGFPILLTDLLLLMYRFIFVLLKTASDLWTAQQARNGYATFSLSMKSLSLLISQLFQRTLEKYQQISLSLVSRGFNGEFQVWHPCRYHLSKRYATEAILGCFLLIILEWNLHLIK, encoded by the coding sequence ATGACCTTACAAATAGATACCCTTGCGTATACTAATAAATTGCGGCGATTAGCACCAGGACAGAAATTGTTGTTGGCGATCGCCTTACTTATGATCACAGCCTTTGCTCATCCCCTGGTACAAATATTAATTGCTCTGTGGATGAGTATTTGGACTATATTTTACGCAGGTATTCCAGCAAAAATTTATTTGAAGTTAATTTATATTGCAGGCTTTTTCTGGTTGACTAGTTTACCAGCTTTGGCAATTAATGGAGTAGGGATTTCTCAGTTAAATTTAGTGCAGAATGATGCTGTATATGGGGTAAATATTGGCTTTTATTATTTATATATTAGTCAGCATGGACTTGAACAAGTATGGCAGATTTTCACACGAGCGATCGCCTCTATTTCTTGCTTATATTTTGTCATGTTAACTATCCCCTTTACAGACTTACTACAAACTTTACGGCGTTACGGCTTCCCCATACTCCTCACAGATTTATTATTATTAATGTATCGGTTTATTTTTGTTTTATTAAAGACAGCTTCAGACTTATGGACTGCTCAACAAGCTCGTAATGGTTACGCCACATTTAGTCTGAGCATGAAAAGCTTATCATTGTTGATTAGTCAATTGTTCCAACGCACCCTAGAAAAGTATCAACAAATATCCTTAAGCTTGGTATCAAGAGGCTTTAATGGGGAATTTCAAGTTTGGCATCCTTGTCGTTATCACTTATCCAAACGCTATGCTACAGAAGCAATTCTTGGATGCTTTTTATTGATAATTTTAGAATGGAATCTTCATCTTATCAAGTAA
- a CDS encoding energy-coupling factor ABC transporter permease produces MHIPDGFVSVPVAGATSLVSLAGLLVASGRSQTAFGIRRAPILGLTTAFIFAAQMINFPVAGGTSGHLLGGTLAAIVLGSPWAGSLCIATVLIIQAVLFADGGITALGANILNMGFIGVWVGWMLTQTLQRLFGGSKARLPLAAGIAAAVSVVVAAIACAIELVISGTASIAVLPAMTGVHILIGIGEGLITGGVLTYLAKARPDLLPGEQEEFRGWLVPVVSIVLVAGALSLLASAWPDGLERVAEDLGFIKLSEEVRISVPTPLADYGIEGLGAIGTSIAGLLGAAVCFAVAFGIAKVVRPKNA; encoded by the coding sequence ATGCATATTCCTGATGGATTTGTGTCTGTGCCGGTGGCAGGCGCAACGAGTTTGGTAAGTTTGGCAGGACTATTGGTTGCTAGTGGGCGATCGCAAACAGCTTTTGGTATTCGTCGCGCCCCCATCCTGGGCTTAACCACCGCCTTTATTTTTGCGGCGCAAATGATTAATTTCCCGGTAGCAGGGGGAACCAGTGGTCACTTGCTCGGAGGTACTTTAGCTGCGATCGTTTTAGGTAGCCCCTGGGCTGGCTCTTTGTGCATCGCCACAGTCTTAATTATCCAGGCGGTGCTGTTCGCTGACGGTGGGATCACTGCCTTGGGAGCAAATATATTAAACATGGGATTCATTGGCGTTTGGGTAGGCTGGATGTTAACCCAAACCTTGCAAAGGCTATTTGGCGGCTCTAAAGCACGTTTACCCTTAGCGGCTGGTATAGCGGCGGCCGTGAGTGTCGTAGTAGCAGCGATCGCCTGTGCTATTGAGTTAGTCATTTCTGGGACTGCATCCATAGCTGTGTTACCTGCTATGACTGGTGTTCATATTTTGATTGGTATTGGTGAAGGCCTAATTACTGGCGGTGTATTAACTTATCTAGCCAAAGCCAGGCCAGATTTGTTACCAGGAGAACAAGAAGAATTTCGCGGTTGGTTAGTGCCTGTTGTTAGCATAGTCTTAGTAGCTGGTGCATTGTCATTGCTAGCCTCAGCTTGGCCTGATGGCTTAGAAAGAGTGGCAGAAGACTTGGGATTTATCAAACTAAGTGAAGAAGTCAGAATATCTGTACCGACACCGTTAGCAGACTATGGTATTGAGGGTTTAGGAGCAATTGGGACGAGTATTGCTGGACTTCTGGGGGCTGCGGTTTGCTTTGCTGTTGCTTTTGGAATTGCCAAAGTAGTGAGACCAAAGAATGCTTAA
- a CDS encoding energy-coupling factor ABC transporter substrate-binding protein codes for MNQSKQSLSNWLLIGGVIALAVLPLIFVRDAEFTGADSQAEKAISEVKPGYEPWFKPLFEPPSGEVESLLFSSQAALGAGIIGYAVGLYKGRSQQQRHKE; via the coding sequence ATGAATCAATCTAAACAAAGCCTCAGTAATTGGCTATTGATAGGCGGAGTCATCGCTTTAGCCGTTTTACCTTTAATATTTGTGCGGGATGCAGAATTTACAGGTGCAGATAGCCAAGCCGAAAAAGCAATTAGTGAGGTGAAGCCTGGATATGAACCTTGGTTTAAACCGTTATTTGAACCACCAAGCGGTGAAGTGGAAAGTTTATTATTCAGTTCACAAGCAGCTTTAGGCGCGGGGATTATTGGTTATGCAGTTGGTTTATATAAGGGACGTTCCCAACAGCAAAGGCATAAGGAATGA
- a CDS encoding energy-coupling factor ABC transporter ATP-binding protein, producing the protein MKSLTPHPHSSSRNSHQAVVQVENLVYAYPHQEPVLQNISFTLNTGDRVALMGATGSGKSTLLENLIGIKQPQSGKIWINDISLEPQTLPQVRRYIGFGFQDANDQLFMPTILEDITFGPLNYGVPAAIARDQARQLLADFGLEAYANRSAHELSGGQRRLAALAAILALEPAILILDEPTTGLDPAWRRHLARVLFNLPVQVMLIASHELHWLGKVTQRALVLSNGRIQLDNEIQPLLQNGEILEQLGLPIDW; encoded by the coding sequence TTGAAATCTCTGACTCCTCACCCCCACTCCTCCAGCCGTAATTCCCATCAAGCCGTTGTCCAGGTAGAGAACTTGGTTTACGCTTATCCTCACCAAGAACCAGTTCTGCAAAATATTTCTTTTACTTTAAATACCGGCGATCGCGTGGCGTTGATGGGTGCAACCGGTTCTGGTAAAAGTACCTTATTAGAAAACCTCATCGGCATCAAACAACCGCAATCAGGCAAAATCTGGATTAATGATATTTCCTTAGAACCCCAGACGCTACCTCAAGTAAGGCGATACATCGGCTTTGGCTTTCAAGATGCCAATGACCAATTATTCATGCCCACCATCTTAGAAGATATTACCTTTGGCCCGCTTAACTATGGCGTACCAGCCGCAATAGCAAGGGATCAAGCACGGCAGTTATTAGCGGATTTCGGTCTAGAAGCTTATGCTAACCGTTCAGCGCACGAACTTTCTGGTGGACAAAGACGACTTGCCGCCCTAGCCGCTATTTTGGCACTAGAGCCTGCTATTTTAATTTTAGATGAACCCACTACTGGGCTTGATCCAGCATGGCGAAGACACTTAGCCAGAGTTCTATTCAATTTGCCCGTGCAAGTAATGTTAATAGCCTCCCATGAACTACATTGGTTAGGAAAAGTCACCCAACGCGCCCTAGTACTATCCAATGGACGCATTCAACTAGACAACGAAATTCAGCCACTATTGCAAAATGGAGAAATTCTAGAGCAGTTAGGTTTGCCAATAGATTGGTAA
- a CDS encoding Crp/Fnr family transcriptional regulator produces the protein MQSPSSFSEASRPFLTWQRILDWAQEHYRCRTFSKDERIPARPGLLYLVQRGAIRMVGTAQVSATASQLTSRRINRTPEEAFLGFVGAGQPFEIVAQSPFTLQSYAHVDQTAVLWMYWHDLDNWPHFRREVMDAFRYQHQRKLLWLSALGQRRTIDRLLGFLTLLIEEYGEPAMSDTDPDVIRGYCLPFPLTHAQIGSAIGSTRVTVTRLMGKLRQRGLILTQGDNLICLPAESINRAS, from the coding sequence ATGCAATCTCCATCCTCCTTTTCTGAGGCATCACGCCCTTTTTTGACTTGGCAACGCATTCTTGACTGGGCTCAAGAACACTATCGCTGCCGTACCTTTAGCAAAGATGAGCGCATTCCAGCAAGACCTGGTTTGCTTTATTTAGTGCAGAGAGGTGCGATCCGCATGGTAGGAACCGCCCAGGTTAGTGCTACTGCAAGTCAATTGACTTCTCGACGGATCAACAGAACCCCAGAAGAAGCTTTCTTGGGATTTGTGGGCGCGGGACAACCGTTTGAAATTGTGGCTCAGTCTCCTTTCACGCTCCAGTCCTACGCTCACGTTGACCAAACCGCCGTACTGTGGATGTATTGGCACGATCTAGATAACTGGCCTCACTTCCGGCGTGAAGTGATGGATGCTTTCAGATACCAACACCAGCGTAAGTTGCTGTGGCTTAGTGCCTTGGGACAACGGCGTACAATTGACAGACTCTTAGGATTCCTCACCCTATTGATTGAGGAATATGGAGAACCAGCCATGAGCGACACTGATCCCGATGTCATTCGTGGTTATTGTTTGCCTTTCCCCTTAACCCATGCTCAAATTGGTAGCGCGATCGGTTCAACTCGTGTAACCGTTACTCGTTTAATGGGTAAGTTGCGTCAGCGTGGCTTAATCCTTACTCAAGGGGATAACTTGATTTGTTTGCCAGCAGAGTCAATCAACAGAGCTAGCTAA
- a CDS encoding energy-coupling factor ABC transporter permease yields the protein MGMLSFYIIVSASAPAYAMHIMEGYLPAGWAAFWWLVALPFMLLGVRSLTRITKANPELKLLLALAGAFTFVLSALKLPSVTGSCSHPTGTGLGSVLFGPLAMSVLGSLVLLFQALLLAHGGLTTLGANAFSMAIAGPFAAYWIYHLTIKLTGKQRIAIFLAATLADLLTYIITSVQLALAFPAPVGGFIASFAKFAGIFAITQIPLAISEGLLTVLVWNWLQSYSPQELQLLKLIQGESQSHESI from the coding sequence ATGGGGATGCTGAGCTTTTATATAATTGTTAGTGCATCTGCGCCAGCTTATGCCATGCACATTATGGAGGGCTATCTACCAGCAGGGTGGGCAGCTTTTTGGTGGTTAGTAGCTTTGCCGTTTATGCTTCTAGGAGTGCGATCGCTCACCCGCATCACCAAAGCCAACCCAGAACTAAAATTATTGTTAGCATTGGCAGGGGCTTTTACTTTCGTATTATCGGCCTTGAAATTGCCCTCAGTAACGGGTAGTTGTTCTCACCCGACAGGTACAGGCTTAGGGTCCGTGCTATTCGGGCCTTTGGCGATGTCTGTGTTGGGTAGTTTAGTATTGTTGTTTCAAGCATTGCTACTGGCGCATGGTGGTTTAACAACTTTGGGTGCAAATGCTTTTTCAATGGCGATCGCGGGGCCATTTGCAGCCTATTGGATATATCATCTGACAATCAAGTTAACTGGCAAGCAAAGAATTGCCATCTTTTTAGCAGCCACCTTAGCAGATTTGCTAACCTACATTATTACTTCCGTCCAACTAGCCTTAGCTTTTCCCGCACCAGTCGGCGGATTTATCGCCTCATTCGCCAAATTTGCTGGTATTTTCGCCATTACCCAAATCCCTTTAGCCATTAGTGAAGGATTATTAACTGTCTTGGTATGGAACTGGCTACAATCCTACTCACCGCAAGAACTCCAATTATTGAAATTAATCCAAGGGGAATCTCAAAGCCATGAATCAATCTAA
- a CDS encoding Cof-type HAD-IIB family hydrolase: protein MIKLLVLDIDGTISGESNTISTSVKQAIAAVQARGIQVAIATGRMYRSALRFHQDINSTLPLAAYQGAWIQDPSDQKIHQHLPVSRETAEQLLDYFEQPQWRSLLSIHFYINDQLYVREVTQETATYAQRSGITPIAVGDLRQTLTNAPTKILALCDDTEVISNLLGSLRLQYTPAELYLTTSVATFFEATNASVNKGNAVRYLAEDLLGLQSANVMCIGDNFNDLEMLEYAGIGIAMGNAPAGVQAIAQWVAPTVEEDGAAVAIEKFLLS, encoded by the coding sequence ATGATTAAACTACTCGTATTAGATATAGATGGCACAATTTCGGGAGAGTCGAACACCATCAGCACCTCTGTCAAGCAAGCGATCGCCGCAGTGCAAGCACGAGGTATTCAAGTGGCGATCGCTACTGGAAGGATGTATCGTTCGGCACTCCGCTTTCATCAAGATATTAACTCTACTTTGCCCCTAGCCGCTTATCAAGGAGCCTGGATTCAAGACCCATCTGACCAAAAAATCCATCAACATCTACCCGTAAGTAGAGAAACTGCCGAGCAATTATTAGATTATTTTGAACAGCCACAATGGCGATCGCTTTTATCGATTCATTTCTACATTAATGATCAACTCTACGTGCGGGAAGTCACCCAAGAGACTGCAACTTACGCACAACGTTCTGGCATTACTCCCATTGCTGTAGGTGATTTGCGCCAAACTTTAACTAATGCACCCACAAAAATTTTAGCCTTGTGTGATGACACAGAGGTAATCAGCAACCTCTTGGGCAGTTTGCGCCTACAATACACACCTGCTGAACTTTATCTCACCACATCCGTTGCTACTTTCTTTGAAGCCACTAACGCCAGTGTCAACAAGGGTAATGCTGTACGTTACCTAGCTGAAGACTTACTAGGCTTACAAAGCGCTAATGTTATGTGCATTGGCGATAACTTCAATGATTTGGAAATGCTGGAATACGCTGGTATTGGTATCGCTATGGGAAACGCTCCCGCAGGAGTGCAGGCGATCGCTCAATGGGTAGCCCCTACTGTCGAAGAGGATGGGGCTGCTGTTGCAATTGAAAAATTTCTACTTTCGTAA
- a CDS encoding energy-coupling factor ABC transporter ATP-binding protein: MQQSLLTFEQVYYTYPGTQQSVLNGITLQIPQGKRCALIGRNGCGKTTLFSLANGLYKPQQGRVYWQEKALQYDRKNLMQLRQKVGLVFQNPEQQLVASTVEEDISYGLCNLGLPIADIQQRVTQALVEFELTELAERPVHHLSLGQKKRVSLADVMVLRPELLLLDEPTAYLDRPQSRNLMAMLNKIYKSGTTILMASHDLDLVYCWSDWVFVMDAGRLILEGKPEDIFSQREILDSIELGLPPIYEIFITEELATKEHNSENFRRRILQFFC, translated from the coding sequence ATGCAGCAGTCATTACTCACGTTTGAACAAGTATATTATACATATCCAGGTACACAACAATCAGTACTTAATGGCATAACACTACAAATTCCCCAAGGAAAAAGATGTGCCTTAATTGGGAGAAATGGTTGCGGTAAAACCACTCTATTCTCTTTAGCCAACGGTTTGTATAAACCACAGCAAGGTCGTGTGTATTGGCAGGAGAAGGCACTACAATATGACCGTAAAAACCTGATGCAACTACGCCAAAAAGTTGGACTTGTTTTTCAAAATCCAGAGCAACAATTAGTAGCCTCTACTGTTGAAGAAGATATCTCCTATGGCTTATGTAATTTAGGATTACCAATAGCAGATATTCAACAGCGAGTTACCCAAGCTTTAGTAGAATTTGAACTAACAGAATTAGCCGAAAGACCAGTACATCACTTGAGTTTAGGACAAAAAAAACGTGTCTCTTTAGCGGATGTCATGGTTTTAAGACCAGAATTACTCTTATTAGATGAGCCAACCGCCTATCTCGACAGACCCCAAAGCCGTAACTTAATGGCAATGCTCAATAAAATTTATAAATCTGGAACAACAATACTCATGGCTAGTCATGACTTGGATTTAGTTTATTGCTGGTCAGACTGGGTTTTTGTGATGGATGCAGGAAGACTTATTTTAGAAGGAAAACCAGAAGATATTTTTTCTCAAAGGGAAATTCTCGACAGCATAGAGTTAGGTCTACCACCAATATATGAAATTTTCATCACAGAAGAACTAGCGACTAAAGAGCATAATTCAGAAAATTTCCGGCGGAGGATATTGCAGTTTTTTTGTTAA
- a CDS encoding energy-coupling factor transporter transmembrane component T family protein: MLKMALPLRLHLSLVIVVGTALLKHHTWYWLGAYAAIALIWVAVLRVSLPKLGGLVGTELIFLSVVALPLGWERASFLLIRSLVCLIAMNSFLLTLPPHSFGIALKSLPVPSALKENLLLTGQYLEILLSEVTRMQRSAQLRGLKGAGGWLRYASAAMIGTLYIRSLERAERVYAAMVIRGYNGQLPIDFTFKAKERFALTFAWAIAAFFTLTSYLSSAE, translated from the coding sequence ATGCTTAAAATGGCTTTGCCGTTACGTTTACATCTATCCCTGGTGATTGTTGTAGGGACAGCCTTACTCAAGCATCATACTTGGTATTGGTTGGGCGCGTATGCTGCGATCGCCTTAATTTGGGTAGCAGTATTGCGTGTATCCTTACCCAAATTAGGAGGATTGGTAGGTACAGAATTAATCTTCTTATCAGTAGTAGCATTGCCTTTGGGATGGGAAAGAGCGAGTTTTTTGCTGATTCGCTCTCTAGTATGTTTAATCGCCATGAATAGCTTTCTGTTAACCCTACCACCCCACAGTTTTGGCATCGCCTTGAAAAGCTTACCCGTACCCAGCGCATTAAAAGAAAATTTACTTTTGACTGGGCAATACTTAGAAATTTTGCTGTCGGAAGTCACACGTATGCAGCGTAGCGCCCAATTAAGAGGATTAAAAGGTGCAGGTGGCTGGTTACGCTACGCTAGTGCAGCTATGATTGGCACTTTGTATATCCGTAGCCTGGAAAGAGCAGAACGAGTATACGCTGCAATGGTAATTCGTGGTTATAACGGCCAGTTACCCATAGATTTTACTTTTAAAGCAAAAGAACGCTTTGCCCTAACATTCGCTTGGGCGATCGCTGCTTTTTTCACCCTCACCTCCTATCTTTCAAGTGCTGAGTGA
- a CDS encoding DALR anticodon-binding domain-containing protein: protein MYHPLLVSKNTAIRQLLYSYLLVVVDSFNYHQQQQSTIKAKIPLYKGRDSQQILYICGVALRLAKSHNRDPMEIASVITSRLLTICKENLLVRIVSPGWIHLELADSLLAAWLQNLALGGLGDDRDTKKDERIATINPARLFAMQYTHARCCSLILLAQRGGLIPFREPLPDNWQGLSLGSLVSTMQIPWLNSETKIRLNHPAESCLISELIEVVDSLIFPHDNKAMNWEKLGSDLSQAFTTFWSQCRIWGEVKTTLPEVTQARLGLILATQTVLRVLLVKKFGSVAPLEL, encoded by the coding sequence GTGTATCATCCTCTACTAGTAAGTAAAAATACGGCAATTAGACAGTTACTATACAGCTACTTACTAGTGGTTGTGGATAGCTTTAACTATCATCAGCAACAGCAAAGCACAATAAAAGCAAAAATTCCTCTATATAAAGGTAGAGATAGTCAACAAATTTTATATATTTGCGGGGTAGCTCTGCGACTGGCAAAATCTCATAATCGAGATCCAATGGAGATAGCCAGTGTTATTACCTCCCGGTTATTAACTATATGTAAAGAAAACTTACTGGTGCGGATTGTTTCTCCGGGTTGGATTCATCTAGAATTGGCTGACTCTTTGTTAGCAGCTTGGTTGCAAAATCTGGCACTGGGGGGTTTAGGAGATGATAGGGACACAAAGAAAGATGAGAGGATTGCAACGATTAACCCTGCTCGTTTGTTTGCAATGCAGTACACTCATGCACGTTGTTGTTCGTTAATATTGCTAGCTCAACGTGGAGGATTAATTCCATTTAGGGAACCATTACCAGATAACTGGCAAGGGCTGTCGCTGGGTAGTTTGGTATCAACGATGCAAATACCTTGGTTGAATAGTGAGACAAAAATTCGCCTCAATCACCCAGCAGAAAGCTGTTTAATTTCTGAGTTAATAGAAGTAGTAGATAGTTTGATATTTCCTCATGATAATAAGGCCATGAATTGGGAAAAATTAGGGTCAGATTTAAGCCAAGCTTTTACCACTTTTTGGAGCCAGTGTCGTATTTGGGGGGAAGTCAAAACTACGTTGCCAGAAGTCACTCAAGCCAGACTGGGATTAATTTTGGCTACTCAAACGGTATTGAGAGTTTTACTGGTAAAAAAGTTCGGGAGTGTTGCCCCCCTTGAACTTTAA
- a CDS encoding multicopper oxidase domain-containing protein encodes MPNNFNLGRREFWTRRQLLKLGLGGIGVAGAAALWQTLNSQGKSIVKVPQMKMDAADKVAQPMRMLREFDYGTLKQENGRTIREFQLTAGTSVIQLNSAVSYNIWDLNGRIPGPTLRAKQGDRIRVLFHNQAGHSHSLHFHGVHPAEMDGVRPVSNNSATIYEFDAEPYGVHLYHCHIEPVTRHIAKGLYGMFIIDPPTPRPPADEIVLVMAGYDVDDNSHNDFYAFNGLPHHYMDNPIQIYQNQLIRLYVLNIIEYDPAVTFHLHANFFDVYRYGMSMKASEKTDVITMGVAERHILEFAFRYPGKYMFHPHQDAIAENGCMGQFEVVANNNQNHSN; translated from the coding sequence ATGCCCAATAATTTTAATCTGGGTAGACGAGAATTTTGGACTCGTCGCCAATTACTGAAGCTGGGGTTAGGTGGTATTGGTGTGGCAGGTGCGGCAGCGCTTTGGCAGACATTGAACTCACAAGGTAAGTCTATTGTCAAAGTACCGCAAATGAAAATGGATGCAGCTGATAAAGTGGCTCAACCCATGCGGATGCTGAGAGAATTCGATTATGGAACGCTGAAGCAAGAAAATGGTCGGACTATTCGAGAATTTCAGTTAACTGCGGGTACTTCAGTCATTCAACTCAATAGTGCTGTTTCTTACAACATCTGGGATCTTAATGGTCGCATACCAGGGCCGACACTCAGAGCCAAACAAGGCGATCGCATCCGGGTATTATTTCACAACCAAGCTGGACATTCCCACTCTCTACATTTTCATGGGGTTCATCCAGCCGAAATGGATGGTGTCCGTCCTGTGAGTAATAATAGTGCCACCATCTACGAATTTGATGCTGAACCTTACGGGGTTCATTTATACCACTGCCATATTGAACCTGTTACCCGTCACATCGCCAAAGGTTTATATGGAATGTTTATCATCGACCCACCGACACCCCGTCCCCCAGCCGATGAGATAGTGCTGGTGATGGCTGGCTATGACGTAGATGATAATAGCCATAATGATTTTTACGCCTTCAACGGCTTACCTCATCACTATATGGATAATCCGATTCAGATTTACCAAAATCAATTGATTCGGCTGTACGTCCTCAACATTATTGAATATGATCCGGCTGTGACGTTTCACCTCCACGCTAACTTCTTTGATGTCTATCGTTATGGCATGAGTATGAAAGCTAGCGAGAAAACCGATGTGATCACAATGGGGGTTGCAGAACGGCATATTTTAGAATTTGCGTTTCGCTATCCAGGTAAATATATGTTCCATCCTCATCAAGATGCGATCGCTGAAAATGGTTGTATGGGTCAATTTGAAGTTGTTGCTAATAATAATCAAAATCATTCTAATTGA
- a CDS encoding helix-hairpin-helix domain-containing protein, whose translation MVKSRYICLAVAACVIVSLSSCSGGTPTAENSQPANSNSATQTTEAVNHSSHGSKAKININTAILSELDKFEAKLGVPALSNKIQGSRPYGSPEDLVSKKVITQEQFDQIKDIVTVQEVVLTGEAKDVDYMTKLGLMKGHLLVAQELLDQNQPKQAEPHIGHPVEEIYVDVEEQLNERKVKEFKTTLVSLQDLVKSKPKDAKVKTDFTTSVQSVDGAIATLPAAQRSKPGFVLQVINGLLDAANSEYGAAIADGKIAAAIEYQDSRGFIVYANELYKGISSQVAQANPEADKAINTSLAELTKVWPAAIPPATPIKTPEEVTKLVKTIELNSQKVID comes from the coding sequence ATGGTTAAATCCCGTTATATCTGTTTGGCTGTTGCAGCTTGCGTCATAGTCTCCCTGAGTTCTTGTAGTGGGGGTACACCAACAGCCGAAAATTCACAGCCAGCTAACAGCAATTCTGCTACCCAAACTACGGAAGCTGTCAACCATAGCAGTCATGGTAGTAAAGCCAAAATTAATATCAATACTGCTATCTTGTCGGAATTGGATAAGTTTGAAGCTAAGTTAGGTGTACCAGCATTATCAAACAAAATTCAAGGTAGTCGTCCCTACGGTAGTCCAGAGGATTTAGTTAGCAAGAAAGTGATTACTCAAGAACAGTTCGACCAAATTAAAGACATAGTGACTGTTCAAGAAGTGGTGTTAACAGGTGAAGCTAAAGATGTGGACTACATGACCAAATTGGGGTTAATGAAGGGACATCTTTTGGTAGCGCAAGAATTACTAGACCAAAATCAGCCAAAACAGGCAGAACCCCATATAGGACACCCTGTGGAAGAGATTTATGTTGATGTAGAAGAACAGCTTAATGAGCGTAAAGTTAAAGAATTTAAGACAACGTTGGTTAGTTTGCAAGATTTAGTCAAATCGAAACCAAAGGATGCCAAGGTAAAAACTGATTTTACAACTTCCGTGCAGTCAGTTGATGGGGCGATCGCCACTTTACCAGCAGCCCAACGCAGCAAACCCGGATTTGTCCTACAAGTGATTAACGGCTTGTTGGATGCAGCTAACTCCGAATATGGGGCGGCGATCGCAGATGGTAAAATTGCGGCAGCGATTGAATATCAAGATTCTCGCGGTTTTATTGTCTACGCCAACGAATTGTATAAAGGAATTTCCTCTCAAGTAGCACAGGCCAACCCGGAAGCAGACAAAGCCATTAACACTAGTCTTGCAGAACTAACAAAAGTCTGGCCAGCAGCTATTCCACCAGCGACACCAATAAAAACCCCCGAAGAAGTTACTAAACTGGTAAAAACTATTGAGCTAAACTCGCAAAAAGTTATCGACTAA